CTGCTGGGAGAAGTGGCCGAGCTGGGGAGGATGTGCTTGGGTCCCATGGGTGAAGAGAGGCCTTGCATGACCGAGGTGGCCGACAGGCTGAAGGCTCTGCGAAGCACCTGGAGGGAAGAGCTGGTGCTGGACCGTGCGGTGACGGAACATATGGTCGTGCGCATGCCACCTGCAGCTGCTCCGATGCCTTTGGATCTCGCGTCATCGTCGTCGGGAGCCCCCTCTACGGCGCCGTCCATGTCCGGAATGAGCATGGAGGCACCCAGATGATGGTTTAATTTGAACCTTCCATGGGAGTGGTAGTGACTGGAGGAAGTGTGTGCGTTAAGAGGCTTAGAGCGTCCAAGATTTATCCACTATCCAGCAGAAATGTACAGGTAGTTCTACTGTATTATGGGTATCCAAGTAGATGTTGGAATTTGCTGTGTGTTTTGTGTTTCAGTGTGGAGTCTGCAGTGTGAGTGTGAAGGGGCACAAAATTCAGTTCCCTTTCTTCCGGTATTCAGTATGTGAATCCAGTGTTAGTATGAAGGGGACATTCAGTTCGCAGCAACGGATCGATCATCGATTCAATTGGGCCATGCCGACCATCATTTGGATTTATTTTTTCTTAAAGAAACATTCGGATCTATTAACCAAACAAGTAGGATATTCCTACAGGAAGAACACAGGAAGATTTTCTGGGCATGGTCGCCGGATCGCTTCGGAAACTTCTCAGTGCGTTCAGCATATAAACTGGTGATTGCGCTGCAGCGTGATACAGGTTCAGCATCAAACTCGCTTACGTGAAGGAAAGCTTCTACGTGCTCAGGCAATTTGGTATGAGAATGGACTTTCTGGCTATGTCCATGGAAGCATATGCAATACGTGATGGTGCCCAGCTGGGGTTTGATCTTGGGTACAGACAAGTGCACATTTGAAACAGATGCACAACTGATGGTTAAATTGTGGAATTCTCTTGAGAGTGACCGCTCGGAGATAGCTACCGCGGTTAAGGAAATCCAAGAGCTTTGCGGGGATTTTGTGGAGTTTCGACTATCCTactttttttttgtgaaataatTCTTGTATCACTCAATTTTCAGTCTTACAATCTCGTCCAACAATTTTCAGGACTTCTTCTGGGCCAGAGCATAACCAAACCGCGGTTCGGCCTTGCAACCTACTAAAGTTAGCCATGAAATGACTAGCACCGTTACAATTCCGACGAGTATGAGCAACAGAATGATCTCTCTAACAATGAATGCATACTTCGATCTATTTGTGACTCCTTCCTTAATCATTGAGACGGCCTCCACGCAATCTGACTCTATATCAATGGGTAAATTGCTCCATTGTAAAGATAAAGAAATTCCCTCTTTTATTGCaagtagttctgcttccagtgcaTGCACGTGTGTAGGTGTCTGCAAGAGCTAAATCCTACATACCTAGAGAAGCAAATGAACTGGCACGTTTATGTGCTAAACAGTGTAGTACCTCCAGGTGTCGATGTCTTTGGATCAACTATATTCCGGCCTTCCTCGCGGCTTGTGTGTGGAAGGATTGTAATCCCGCTGGTTAAATTAATAAAGCTCTTCTTTTCTTGATTCTAAAAAGAAATAGCAGGATAGACACTCTAAAAAATAAAGGAATTACATTGAAATCCCTGACAGCCTGCAATCTTATTCCTCTTGAAAGCGGCGATAGGGCGCCGCTCCATCTAGAGCTAGCTTATAGTTGTTGATTGTGGACGAGAAGTCATCAAGGCTACGATCTTGTCAAACCATCGCCCTGGAGAAAGAAGAGCCATGTATCGAATAGTCTGACCTCCGTTAATTTTCACATGTCTCACCTCAACACTGGAGGGTGCATCGGCATGACAAAGATGAGGCTGGAGGACCCAATTGCAAAGGTATCTCGGCACCCCTGCCACATCGATACAAACTCTAACCGCCTCATCGTCGAGAACCGATGACAGGAATCTATCCCCGTGAATCATGGACGCTAACCGATGACAGGAATCTATACCCACGAACCATGGACGTTGCCGGACACTGATGTTAGGGATTTATAAAGGCCAATGTTTAAAACGAACAAGCATTACATGAATGATAAGATTtaaaacatactccctccgtcccaaaattctttctagaaaaatctaagacaagaattttggaaCAGAGATAATATATTTTAGGGTTAAGACAGGAATTTTGACAAATATTTAGTGATGGCTTTGTAATAAATTATAAATTACCTTGTGTCCAACCTCCACAACACTAGGTGCGTGAAAATGGCACAATCAAACCGGCATGCTAACCGGAATTGTGCCACCGACAACCTTTTCCTCGCCGCTGGTGGCCTCCTCATCGCCTACCCTAAAAAAAAACCCTAATTTTGTTTTCCGCCCTCTTGTTCATCCTCCCAGCTCCCGAGGTTGAATAGTCATCGCTTCGGTACAAGCAACGTGCCACGTGGCGATGCCTACAAATTTTTCCTTCACAAGTGACAAGTAGACCGCCTCCGTGGCGAACTGATTGACTAATCACAGTCTAACCACATGCCACGTCAGCACAAGTCTCACCCACAAATGCTGCAGTTAAAAGGCTAATAGCTGACTCCACTGTGCATGATGAGGAACGCTATCTCCCTGACAGATAGGACATGGCGAACGAGTCGTATTTGCTCAGCACCGACGCCGACGAGGCGGCCCTCCCGGTCGGGCTCGGCAACGGCAGCCGGAACggcccgccgccgcgctcgcGCGCGTGGCCGAGCGCCAGCAGGTCCTCCATGATGGTgtccgacggcggcggcgcctcCACCTCCCCGGCAACCCTCCCCTCGAGCATCTCCAGCACGCGCGCCATGCTCGGCCGCGCCCCGGCCTTCTCCTGCGCGCACCACAGCGCCACGTGCACCGCGCGCCGCACCGCCGCCTTCTCCGCCTCCCCGACGCCGGAGGAGAGCCTCCGGTCCACCACCTCCATCACGCGCCCCGCCCGCGTCATCTCGGCGGCGATCTTGGGCAGGTACGACCACCCGCCGTCCTCCTCCGGCCGCACGCAGCGGCGGCCGGCGACCAGCTCCAGCAGCACCATCCCGTAGCTGTAGACGTCGGACTTCTCCGTGACGCCGGCGCCGAGGAGCCACTCGGGCGCCAGGTAGCCCGCGGTGCCGCGCACCGCCGTGACCACCCGGCTCTGGTCCTTGCCGGCGAGCTTGGAGAGGCCGAAGTCGGAGAGGACGCCCCGGAAGCCGTCGTCGAGGAGGATGTTCTCCGGCTTGACGTCCAGGTGCAGCACCTTGGAGCGGCAGTCGTGGTGCAGGTAGGCGAGCGCCTTGgccacgtcgacggcgacctGGTAGCGGCGCGGCCACGGCAGGCAGCAGCGCGGGCGGGCGTCGGCGGCGTCATTTGCTTCGCCGCCGGGGGCGGGGAAGATCCAGCGGTCGAGGGAGCCGTGGTCCATGTACTCGTAGACGAGGAAGCGCGGGGAGCCGAGGCAGAAGCCGAGGAGGCGGGCCAGGTTGACGTGCTGCGCGCCGGCGATGGCCGCCACCTCCGCCCGGAACTCCTTGTCGGCGCGGCCGGCGCCGGGGCGGTCGTCGGCGATCCGCTTGACGGCGACGGGGATGCCGTCGtcgaggacgccgcggaagaccgTGCCGGAGGCGCCCCGCCCGGCCACGCACCGGAAGTTGTCCGTGGCCGCCGCCAGCGCGTGCAGGGAGAACTTGCGCGGCAGCCCGGCCACCTTGCGGAAGTAGCTGTACTCGGCGCGCAgctcctcgccgtcgtccagagCCCGGCGCGCCGCCATGCGCTCCGCCCGCCCCGCCGTGCAGTGGAGCAGGAGCAGCAGCGTCAGGACCGTCGCCGCCAGGACGGCGGCCGTGGAGAGGTAGAAGGGCCTGGAGAGGCGCAGGCAGAGGTAGAGGGCCACCTCGGCCGCCACGAGCACCGTGCCGGCCACCGCGCCGGCGAGGACCTTGGCCTTTCTGCTCGCCATCCGTCGTGTGATCCCTGACCATCGTCCTACTCCCAGTTTTGACTTGCTGAATGTTGATCCTTGCAAATCATAAAGATCGACAACGACATTCTCAACTAGAATTTTTTTTTTGAGAGCTTTCGTATGGTCTCTCTTGTCTTGCGTCGTAAATTTCGAATAGGATGGGCAACAGGTGAGGAAATGTTCAAACCAAGAACCGATTTGGCGCGACACGAATGGCATCGCGCCACGCGGAATTTCGTCGAGAATTCCATTCGCACTTTCAACTGTTAAGTTGTTAAGTAGATGAGCAAAGAGGGATTCAACGCCTTTCAGTGACATCAGTGGATAGTGTGGTGTCACCAGTGTCATTCGTGGTTGGTGAAGCCTGCACTTTGGACAAATCCAAGGTTTGAATGTTTCAGCCAACAACTAAATGTTGCAGAGAAACTAGAGCTTCATTGACAGTTTCCTCAAGCTCTGTTTATCGTCATCAAAACACGATCGATGACAAACAACCGATCAAGATTGTCAAAGTGAAAACGATGCTCGGATAACAAATCGCCCACCAGCAAAACAGTTGATGTGGCCACTAAAATTGGAGCCGTCCACGCAAATCAGCAATTAAAACCTTATTGACTAGATGAAAGGCGAGTCAAAAATGATAGGGACGTCACTGTTTGTTTAATGAATCGCATTATTCGCGTGTGCGGCAATCCtccaaaaagaaaagaaaaactatgTTTCCAGGGCCCTTTGCTGCTCCGATTTCCCAGTCATGACAACTGAGAACAGCAAACTGGTTGGCATGGGTATTAAACTCTATGGGCACGCAAAAAAGCTGGTGTTTTTCACAGCTTCAAAGCATCTCAGCAACAAAAAAAAATGGCACCGGTCCACTGTTTCATCAGTAGACATGCCTTCTCTTCGATCTTAatggtggtggtggtcgtcgtcgtcgtcatcatgtCCGTCAGGGTTTCCTCCGTTCCCAATAACTTCAAGCTGCGGAAATAAAATTGGAGTTTCAATGTTCAGAAAACATGGAGGCAACACATGATTTAGTATCTTGTTCAAAAAAAGTTCACACAAGGAAAAGCAAATTATGTAAACAGAAGACAGCAACATACCTTGAAATACTGAGTGCAGACTGGGCATTCATGTGGCTTGTCTTTCTTCAACCAAAACCACACAACATCATGCTCATCCTCTGAAAAGGAGCAAAATAGTGAAATTTGGAATTCGAGTTAATTAGATTCATGATGGGTTGATGATCATTTCTAGATAAGATGCAGGAGAAGACTGAAGTTTCGCAGCCTCTGTTGGTGGAGACAGAATTTTGGATTCAAGTTAATATACCTCCTTCACCACCAGGGCAACCAACAATCCTCTTGTCAAAGTATGACTGAATGATAGCTGGATCCTCCTATGAATGAAGATGTGGACACATATTCGTTCAGTCAGACCACACGAGTAGAAAAAACAACTAAAGTGGACAATGATACGCAAGGTACAGTTGAGCCAACAAAACACTCTGCAAAGTGATTTGTCAAAAGAACAAAACAGAATGGAATGACTATTTGTGAACTCACAACCATATCAGATAACAGCTGTTGCAAGTCAAATGGATAAGTTATGAGAAAATAGGCCAGGCAAATCAGTGTGGTAAAACAGAAAGGGGTCATTGCAGCAAACAAGCATACACAGGGACATCTAAGCAATTCACCATCCTAACTGAGAATAGTCTGCTCTTGATACATGAGGACAATATACTTTACAGGAGATGCATTAGGCAGGAAGATAAGAAACCATAAATCCAACTTCAAAATAAGAGTTACAACCATTGAGCATGTCAATTCACAAATCATAACAAACAGATCCAACACCATCCGTTCAACTAAAATGCTCCACAGCAGCTAAGATCACATTGATAAGGAACAGACTCACAGAATAGAACAAGCAGGATTTTTCAAACAAAATATATCTTCCATGAAACTAAGTGTTCAGTGTTCACATGATATTACAAACCAAGGGGAAAAAACAGATTAATAAGCATAAAAGGAATAGAAAACAGAGCAATGAAAAAGCAAATTCTAGATGCCTGCAAGTAGTATAAGTTCAAGAGGTGGGTCTGAGTCAGAACAAGTGGTTGGAAGTTCAGAAAGTTAACCCTTGCAACAACCCCTGAATTGTCTTTTATAACATGCTAAAAGCCCAAGACAGCTGATACATATTATCACAACCCAGAAGATGCTAATTGCCAAGGTCTGATATTATCACAAGCCAGAAGATGAAAGCGCACAAAATGTTCAAGCAATGACTAGGTCATAAGAATGCTGAAGTCATAGCAAGAAGACAAATTTGGATGCAACATACAGCCTCATTTTTTACCAACACGACTTCCAAAAAATATGAAGACAAACATGATTGTCTACGCTGGACTGAATCTATCAGAATAATGTATCTTGCTGCCTTACAATTCTGTGCAACCTCTAGCTCAACGAAAAGAACCAACGGATATAACTCAATTGCATATACGATTGCGACGATTTCCCAGTTCTCTCAATAAACAAAATATCAACTgtcatatccccccccccccccccccccccccccaaaacttACAACTAGAGCAATGGCATTGGTCTCACCAATACCTAACACTTATGTTCAGCAAACCAGTCTCTGACTATTACTAGCACATCAAGGCAATAACCGCAAGCCTAAGGACCACACATCACCATTTCAGTGCAGAGACGTACAATCCAATCGCGCACGGATCAAATAACCATAGCAGATGGCACCAAAAATGGGAAAGCGCTGACCTTGGTGCCGAATGGGCCGACGGGGGCGTCCATGTCAAACCGCTTCTTTCCCTGCAGACGAAATCCAACGAGGGTCAAGAATATAAACCGGCAAGGAATGAAACCGTGAGAAGAAGAGACGAGGCCTAAGGCGGACACGACGGGGGAGGAGGCGGGCGGGCGGACCTGGAGCTCGGCCTCGATCTCCTCGCGCTCGTGCCCCGTGGCGATCGGCATCACGTCCTCGACCCGCGTCCTCGCCTGCCCCGCATCTGCGGAAACGCGCGCGCGGCTCGCCGCTGTCAAATCGGGACCGAGGAGACGGACGGGGGAACGGCGGCGAGGGGCGCGACTGCTTACCGAGGGTGGAGAAGAAGGCGGGCGCGCGGCGGATGGCGCCCGCGGCGGATCCCGAGATCGCCGGGGCGCGGTGCGCGGCCAGGGCCGAGCGGCGGGCGAGGACGAGGGATGCGGCGCGCTTCCAcatggcgggcggcggcggcgggcgatggAGAGGGTGGGGAGGAGAcaggtcggggtcgggggtggTTCGAATggctcgctctctctctctctgccgaTGGGTCCTATGGAATGGAGGCCTTTTCCACTTGGTGTTTCTTTTCTAGGCAGCCAATAGTGAAAAATATAGAATAATCCCCTCGAAATGATGAAAAATCTCACCCCTCTCTCTCCATTTCGATTTTCGTTGGCAACCCCATTCCCTCGGCTGATTTTCCACGTCCGGTCCGTCCGTCCCTCCTCCTAGAGCGTGTTTGGTTGCCTGAATTTGTTGTACATGTGATGACTCGGTCGGGCCCGGCTAAGCAAATTCAGAGTAAAAACCATGTTCCGTACATATTTTCTTTACCCCCATTGCATTAGGGATGCGATTTCTCTCTGGCGGTTGGCTAGGCCGATGCACGGCACGGTATTTGATTGCATAAACTGGATATGATTAAGAGTTATCGACTACACGTGATGCATATAATTATAATAGAGTGTCTCAGAGATGGACGGCGGCCGTGTCCGACGTGACGAGCACATGCTTGTGTGTAACACATGTTTTTTGAAAAAAGGGTGTAACATATTATTGTATCATAATTAGTCATTCATTCAGATGCTTAAATATGGTGTTTATCTTATAGCTCGAGACAAGTTTACTCAACTCTTGTACCTGTTTCAAAATCACCCACCTGACATTCTCTGAGTGCGGCATTTGCAAAATGTGCTTTCTGTTTAAATTCCCATGATTTTCAAACATTTCATGCAAAAAGAGTTTAACCAGATACTAACGCTAGGTTATTAATTACACCGCTAGGTTTGAATTATTCGCCCGCAAATCCGAGTCCTGGACATTTGCGTGTTCATGGACCAAACATGCCCTTCCTTTTCTCTGCAGCCTAATAAATTGCTGGGAATCACATACTCCGGGAGGATTATAATGTGTAGTGGGAGAAGCTCAAGTATGGGGTGCTTAAAAATAGCTTGGACTAAGCAGATTAACCTCGAAAGTTCTATAACTAggataatactccctccgtaaactaatataagagtgtttagatcactaaaatagtgatctaaacgctcttatattagtttacagagggagtactaataATTCAACTGAGAACATGTGTGGATACAAAATTCCGTACAAGAGTATCAAATATCAAAACCGCCAGCAATATTTTCCGCTCGACCATATACGAGAAAACATAAATTGGCCACTCTTAGCGTGAACATTCCACAATAATGTCATGGTTAGTATGAACATTCCACAATACCATGGTAACATCATTTCATAGTACTTGTCTAAGGACGAAACCAACCTTGATCAATATATAGTAATGCTAACTCACAACGCTAGAGAAAAACAGTCTCGACTTTTAAGGGTTTCACAGAGGCACACATAGTTCCGACTTCAGAGCTAGTCAAATGAAGCATATCAGAAGCTCTGTTCCATGCTGCCGCCATGATCTGTGCCGCATGAGAGAATCATCTGCACGGACGACATTTTGACATTAAGATAGCCTTCCATTGTTCCAAATTTCAAGGTACACAATAAATTGTAAGTATCCCTATAACAGTGATGTGCTGCAGGAAGATTTTACTTTCCCGTTTCAAAATACCTGGATTTTTTCACCTTGAACAGTCAAATTCAGTTATATTTTATCAATTATTTCCTTCTTGTTGTTCAGTTTGGGTGTATTTAGGTGGAAATGTTAGATTTTTTTATTACAAACATTATTATAAAACTAAATTTCCATAATATTTATAGATGTGTTAGTAAAAAAGTGAAGTGTAACTTTAGGACATGCACAAAAAAAAGCTGCCAAATATTTTGAAATGTAGGTAGTTTCTTGTCCCTCAGATCTATGTTGAGTACAAAGTGACGATTTCCATTATTCAGATATAAGACTTGTAAGCCTTACAGTAGATGAAAAGATATGTAACCAGATGTAAGATCTTACCGCCAAGTCTGCAGTTCCTACACGGCAGCCCATCAGCGTCTTATGGCCAAGGAAAGGCCTGGTTGAAATGTGAGGGGGCAAATAAGTTTACATTCAGATCAAGCTCGAAAAACAAACACCAGGTTAAACAGTAGCCTTATCATTTAACCAAAATAGTAAGAATGTAAGACTCACATTGCAAATATAATGACATTTTGTGGCTTTAGTATCATTTAGCCTAAGTCGTAATATGTAAGACTCTAGTGAGATATGGTAAGAATACATGACTCACGAGGTTGGTGAGTTGGTCGGTGATAGACAGATATCTTTTCCATCGCGATGCCATTAGCCACGAAGAACTGTTCTAACACAGGAACTCTTTCATCATCCTTGGGACATTTTATATTGACCATTGTAAGGTTTTTGCAAGCAAATGATGTACCCTCGGGTTTGATATCGTCATCTATTTCCTCATGTTCCTTGTCGCAGAACAAAGTGAATATCATGAAATGTCCAAACTAATTTATCACAGCTCAAAATATAAGCAGTATAAGAATCTTTATACCGTTTTGAGTTTAAGAAAAAGCCTCTCGAGATTTGGAGCATGCTGCAGGAACAAAACTAATGGATGCAAGTCAGCAGCCATACACCATTCACCAAGG
This sequence is a window from Aegilops tauschii subsp. strangulata cultivar AL8/78 chromosome 7, Aet v6.0, whole genome shotgun sequence. Protein-coding genes within it:
- the LOC109755850 gene encoding cytochrome c oxidase subunit 5b-1, mitochondrial, translating into MWKRAASLVLARRSALAAHRAPAISGSAAGAIRRAPAFFSTLDAGQARTRVEDVMPIATGHEREEIEAELQGKKRFDMDAPVGPFGTKEDPAIIQSYFDKRIVGCPGGEGEDEHDVVWFWLKKDKPHECPVCTQYFKLEVIGNGGNPDGHDDDDDDHHHH
- the LOC109755848 gene encoding probable receptor-like protein kinase At5g20050, coding for MTLVTPHYPLMSLKGVESLFAHLLNNLTVESANGILDEIPRGAMPFVSRQIGSWFEHFLTCCPSYSKFTTQDKRDHTKALKKKILVENVVVDLYDLQGSTFSKSKLGVGRWSGITRRMASRKAKVLAGAVAGTVLVAAEVALYLCLRLSRPFYLSTAAVLAATVLTLLLLLHCTAGRAERMAARRALDDGEELRAEYSYFRKVAGLPRKFSLHALAAATDNFRCVAGRGASGTVFRGVLDDGIPVAVKRIADDRPGAGRADKEFRAEVAAIAGAQHVNLARLLGFCLGSPRFLVYEYMDHGSLDRWIFPAPGGEANDAADARPRCCLPWPRRYQVAVDVAKALAYLHHDCRSKVLHLDVKPENILLDDGFRGVLSDFGLSKLAGKDQSRVVTAVRGTAGYLAPEWLLGAGVTEKSDVYSYGMVLLELVAGRRCVRPEEDGGWSYLPKIAAEMTRAGRVMEVVDRRLSSGVGEAEKAAVRRAVHVALWCAQEKAGARPSMARVLEMLEGRVAGEVEAPPPSDTIMEDLLALGHARERGGGPFRLPLPSPTGRAASSASVLSKYDSFAMSYLSGR